A region from the Kribbella shirazensis genome encodes:
- a CDS encoding MerR family transcriptional regulator, whose protein sequence is MITIGQLAQYVGISTKTIRVYHAKGLLPEPPRDAAGYRRYSAQDLVELIKIRTLAEAGVPLARIATLTSGSTAELRSAAGELEADLTTRIDRLVATRARLRELGAGHSPFLPGEVERHLERLHELGFSDRWIGLERDLWILTFATSPDTAHRFFTDQTAAQADPVLGRLYLEYDRAHDLDPNDPALAELAERVVDAAIERYSLDDLARDSAEAELPRLVQSSINASSPAWERLDALIRAGLRRAIATHAPTST, encoded by the coding sequence GTGATCACCATCGGCCAGCTCGCACAGTACGTCGGGATCTCGACCAAGACGATCCGGGTCTACCACGCGAAAGGACTGCTGCCCGAGCCCCCGCGCGACGCAGCGGGGTATCGACGGTACTCCGCCCAGGACCTGGTCGAGCTCATCAAGATCCGTACCCTCGCGGAGGCCGGCGTACCGCTCGCCCGGATCGCGACGCTGACCTCGGGGTCCACTGCCGAACTCCGGTCCGCGGCCGGCGAGCTCGAGGCGGACCTCACCACTCGCATCGACCGACTGGTCGCCACCCGGGCCCGGCTGCGAGAGCTCGGCGCGGGCCATAGTCCGTTCCTGCCGGGCGAGGTCGAGCGGCATCTCGAGCGTCTCCACGAGCTCGGGTTCTCCGACCGGTGGATCGGGCTGGAACGCGACCTGTGGATCCTGACGTTCGCGACCTCACCGGACACCGCTCACCGCTTCTTCACCGACCAAACCGCGGCACAGGCCGATCCCGTCCTCGGCCGGTTGTACCTCGAGTACGACCGGGCTCACGATCTCGACCCGAACGACCCGGCCCTGGCCGAGCTCGCCGAGCGCGTCGTCGACGCCGCGATCGAGCGCTACAGCCTCGACGACCTCGCCCGGGACTCGGCCGAGGCCGAACTCCCCCGGCTCGTCCAGTCCTCGATCAACGCGTCCTCGCCCGCTTGGGAACGCCTGGACGCCCTGATCCGCGCCGGTCTGCGCCGCGCGATCGCCACCCACGCACCCACTAGCACCTGA
- a CDS encoding iron chelate uptake ABC transporter family permease subunit, whose product MLVLAVTVVLSSGIGPVPVPVGTTARILWAHLAPGEHIATWSLAQDQIVWQFRLPRTLLAALVGAALAVAGTVLQAVIRNPLADPFVLGASSGASLGAVAALAAGAVVPGVVVSGAAFSGAAVAALLVFVLAQRGGRVESLRLVLAGVALSYLFSAATSWITVTAEHGKLPGLVFFLLGSVSTATWKMLVIPLIIVLVCVVHALARVGPLNAVMTGDETATSLGIDVSRFRIEMLLATSLLTGAVVAVSGGIGFVGMVVPHICRLVVGADHRRLIPVATLGGAIFLVLVDIVARTAAAPQELPIGIVTAAVGAPFFLWLLRRRPAGGVG is encoded by the coding sequence GTGCTCGTGCTGGCCGTCACCGTCGTGCTGAGCTCCGGGATCGGACCGGTGCCCGTTCCCGTCGGTACGACGGCCAGGATCCTGTGGGCCCATCTCGCCCCCGGCGAACACATCGCCACGTGGTCCCTCGCGCAGGACCAGATCGTGTGGCAGTTCCGGCTCCCGCGGACGCTGCTCGCAGCTCTCGTCGGCGCTGCGCTGGCAGTCGCCGGCACGGTCCTGCAGGCAGTCATCAGGAACCCACTCGCTGATCCGTTCGTCCTCGGCGCCTCCTCCGGGGCCTCCTTGGGTGCGGTTGCGGCGCTGGCAGCGGGCGCAGTGGTGCCCGGCGTCGTCGTCTCCGGCGCCGCGTTCTCCGGCGCCGCCGTCGCAGCACTGCTCGTCTTCGTGCTGGCCCAACGAGGCGGCCGCGTCGAGTCTCTGCGACTGGTTCTGGCAGGCGTCGCGCTGTCCTACCTCTTCAGCGCCGCGACCAGCTGGATCACCGTCACCGCGGAGCACGGCAAACTTCCCGGTCTGGTCTTCTTCCTGCTCGGCAGCGTGTCGACGGCCACGTGGAAGATGCTGGTGATCCCGCTGATCATCGTGCTCGTCTGCGTGGTCCATGCCCTCGCGCGGGTCGGACCGCTCAACGCGGTGATGACCGGTGACGAGACCGCGACCTCCTTGGGCATCGACGTCTCGCGGTTCCGTATCGAGATGCTGCTCGCCACCTCGTTGCTGACCGGCGCGGTGGTCGCGGTCAGCGGCGGCATCGGCTTCGTGGGCATGGTCGTCCCGCACATCTGCCGGCTCGTGGTCGGCGCCGATCACCGGCGACTGATCCCGGTCGCGACGCTCGGCGGAGCGATCTTCCTCGTGCTCGTCGACATCGTGGCGCGGACAGCAGCCGCCCCGCAGGAACTGCCGATCGGCATCGTCACCGCCGCCGTCGGCGCTCCGTTCTTCCTCTGGTTGCTCCGCCGCCGGCCCGCCGGAGGTGTCGGGTGA
- a CDS encoding Rho termination factor produces the protein MPAKSLGDKLGRQVENIKGGLKDVAHKLTEADPEPRTDATAGRISGARAGSSSRARKRTPSKDELYADAKRLGIKGRSKMTKDELLKALRRG, from the coding sequence ATGCCTGCGAAATCACTGGGCGACAAGCTCGGACGACAGGTCGAGAACATCAAAGGCGGACTCAAGGACGTCGCGCACAAACTCACGGAGGCGGATCCGGAGCCACGCACCGACGCCACGGCCGGCCGGATCAGCGGCGCGAGGGCAGGCAGTTCCTCGAGGGCCCGGAAGCGGACGCCGTCGAAGGACGAGTTGTACGCCGACGCCAAGCGCCTGGGTATCAAAGGACGCTCGAAGATGACGAAGGACGAGCTCCTCAAAGCCCTCCGGCGTGGCTGA
- a CDS encoding ArsR/SmtB family transcription factor, translating to MKSDEELGAPTDDQVTVAVDTFRLLADQTRLRLLWALADGAELDVSTLAETVGMSQPATSQHLARLRLSGAVDVRRDGRRSLYSIRGVHLRRVLAEALFHADHTVTGEPPHN from the coding sequence ATGAAGTCCGACGAGGAACTCGGCGCACCGACCGACGACCAGGTCACCGTGGCCGTCGACACCTTTCGGCTGCTCGCGGACCAGACCCGCCTGCGGTTGCTCTGGGCGCTCGCGGACGGTGCCGAGCTCGACGTGAGCACCTTGGCGGAGACTGTGGGCATGTCCCAGCCGGCGACGTCGCAGCATCTCGCGCGTCTGCGGTTGTCCGGCGCGGTCGACGTACGGCGTGACGGCCGCAGGTCGCTGTACTCGATCCGCGGCGTGCACCTGCGCCGTGTCCTCGCCGAGGCACTGTTCCACGCCGACCACACCGTCACCGGCGAACCGCCGCACAACTGA
- a CDS encoding MerR family transcriptional regulator has translation MLTISQLASYAGVTVRAVRHYHQVGLLPEPERDRSGYRSYDASAVVRLIRIHTLADAGVPLARVQELLDASPEEFAAGVEEIDKGLRAEARRLQDTRKRLARLAAGEHLALPQSVVGYLDRLRGLGVQERYIELERDAWIMIAAQVPHLVDDVIAKKHEALEHPDMVELYRMVNEALDWPDDDPRIYEIADLLERLMIAAVKAGETGNGYVDDQLVNLMDTSVMESAPGAERLLAILEERGWKGWTRIERVPADRLDAHPGAEE, from the coding sequence ATGCTCACCATCAGCCAGCTCGCGTCGTACGCCGGGGTGACGGTGCGGGCTGTCCGGCACTACCACCAGGTCGGACTGCTGCCCGAGCCCGAACGCGATCGCTCCGGATACCGGTCGTACGACGCCTCGGCGGTGGTGCGGCTGATCCGGATCCACACCCTGGCGGATGCCGGCGTACCGCTGGCCCGGGTGCAGGAGCTCCTCGACGCGAGCCCGGAGGAGTTCGCTGCCGGCGTCGAGGAGATAGACAAGGGACTGCGCGCGGAGGCCCGGCGGTTGCAGGACACCCGCAAACGGCTCGCCAGGCTCGCGGCGGGGGAGCACCTGGCGCTGCCGCAGAGCGTCGTGGGCTACCTGGACCGGCTGCGCGGCCTCGGTGTCCAGGAGCGGTACATCGAGCTGGAGCGGGACGCCTGGATCATGATCGCCGCGCAGGTGCCGCATCTGGTCGACGATGTCATCGCCAAGAAGCACGAGGCGCTGGAGCACCCCGACATGGTGGAGCTCTACCGGATGGTCAACGAGGCACTCGACTGGCCGGACGACGATCCGAGGATCTACGAGATCGCGGACCTCCTGGAGCGTTTGATGATCGCTGCCGTGAAGGCCGGTGAGACGGGGAACGGGTACGTCGACGACCAGCTGGTCAACCTGATGGACACGTCCGTGATGGAATCCGCACCGGGGGCCGAGCGGCTGTTGGCGATCCTCGAGGAGCGGGGCTGGAAGGGCTGGACCCGCATCGAGCGAGTGCCCGCCGACAGACTCGACGCCCATCCCGGCGCGGAGGAGTAG
- a CDS encoding ABC transporter ATP-binding protein — MMTVSPNTEPAIRVRGLEKSYGKLEVLRGVDFDVGRGSIFALLGSNGAGKTTIVRILATLLKADAGSAGVNGFDVATKPSDVRASFSLTGQFAAVDEILSGRENLVLVARLRHVKDPDAVADDLLRRFSLTEAAPRRVSTYSGGMRRRLDIAMSLIGDPPVIFLDEPTTGLDPEARVEVWETVRGLAGRGTTVLLTTQYLEEAEQLADRIAILHRGRIIANGTLAELKQLLPPAKVEYVEKQPSLEDVFFAIVGDPGSDNPRTTSERK; from the coding sequence ATGATGACCGTTTCGCCGAACACCGAGCCCGCGATCCGTGTGCGGGGTCTGGAGAAGTCGTACGGGAAGCTGGAGGTGCTTCGGGGTGTGGACTTCGACGTCGGGCGGGGCAGCATCTTCGCGTTGCTCGGGTCGAACGGTGCGGGCAAGACCACGATCGTGAGGATCCTCGCCACGCTCCTGAAAGCCGACGCGGGGTCGGCGGGCGTCAACGGGTTCGACGTCGCCACGAAGCCGTCGGACGTGCGGGCATCGTTCAGCCTCACCGGGCAGTTCGCCGCCGTCGACGAGATCCTCAGCGGGCGGGAGAATCTCGTGCTGGTCGCGAGGCTGCGCCACGTGAAGGACCCGGACGCGGTCGCCGACGACCTGCTGCGGCGGTTCTCGCTGACAGAGGCGGCGCCGCGCAGAGTGTCGACGTACTCCGGTGGTATGCGCCGCCGGCTGGACATCGCGATGAGCTTGATCGGGGATCCGCCGGTGATCTTCCTGGACGAGCCGACGACCGGGCTCGATCCCGAGGCTCGCGTCGAGGTCTGGGAGACCGTGCGGGGCCTCGCCGGACGCGGTACGACGGTATTGCTGACGACGCAGTACCTGGAGGAGGCCGAGCAGCTCGCCGACCGGATCGCGATCCTCCACCGGGGCCGGATCATTGCCAACGGCACCCTCGCCGAGCTCAAGCAGCTGCTGCCGCCGGCCAAGGTCGAGTACGTCGAGAAACAGCCGTCCCTCGAAGACGTCTTCTTCGCGATCGTCGGCGACCCCGGCAGTGACAACCCCCGGACCACGTCGGAAAGGAAGTAG
- a CDS encoding cation diffusion facilitator family transporter — MTHSHAGQGSDPNASPTDNPPDKPTEHSHGHGRGHGHGHGHGHGHGHPGGIKGFLLSVFRPHSHDAADSVDSALEASSEGIRALKISLAGLGLTAIAQLVVVLLTDSTALLADTIHNFSDALTAVPLWIAFVLGRRAATRRYTYGFGRAEDLAGVFIVAMIALSAIVAGYESIHRLIDPQPVSRPYVVLAAGLIGFAGNELVAVYRIRVGRKIGSAALVADGLHARTDGFTSLAVVVAALGVLAGFPLADPIIGLAITAAILVVLKGAATDIYRRLMDAVEPELVDAAERSLRDVAGVREITALQLRWTGHRLRAETSVTVDPELDMVTGHAIAVDAEHALLHGVPRLVSATVHLSPAGEAGDRQHQTLAHHHEPATH, encoded by the coding sequence ATGACGCACTCCCATGCCGGCCAGGGCTCCGACCCTAACGCCTCCCCCACCGACAACCCGCCCGACAAGCCCACCGAACACAGCCATGGACATGGACGCGGGCACGGGCATGGCCACGGGCACGGGCACGGGCACGGGCATCCGGGTGGGATCAAGGGGTTTCTGTTGTCGGTCTTCCGGCCGCACAGCCATGATGCGGCGGACTCGGTGGACTCGGCGCTCGAGGCCAGTTCGGAAGGGATCCGGGCGCTCAAGATCAGCCTGGCCGGGCTCGGCCTGACCGCGATCGCCCAGCTGGTCGTCGTACTCCTGACGGACTCGACCGCCCTGCTCGCCGACACCATCCACAACTTCTCCGACGCGCTCACCGCGGTACCGCTCTGGATCGCCTTCGTCCTCGGCCGCCGCGCGGCGACCCGCCGTTACACCTACGGCTTCGGCCGCGCCGAGGACCTCGCGGGTGTCTTCATCGTCGCGATGATCGCCCTGTCTGCGATCGTCGCCGGGTACGAGTCGATCCACCGCCTGATCGACCCGCAGCCGGTCTCCAGGCCGTACGTCGTACTCGCCGCCGGCCTGATCGGCTTCGCCGGCAACGAACTGGTCGCCGTGTACCGCATCCGCGTCGGCCGCAAGATCGGCTCCGCCGCACTGGTCGCCGACGGCCTGCATGCCCGCACCGACGGCTTCACCTCCCTCGCCGTCGTCGTCGCCGCGCTCGGCGTCCTCGCCGGGTTCCCGCTCGCCGATCCGATCATCGGCCTCGCGATCACGGCCGCGATCCTCGTCGTCCTCAAGGGCGCCGCCACCGACATCTACCGCCGCCTGATGGACGCAGTCGAACCCGAGCTCGTCGACGCCGCCGAACGCTCCCTGCGCGACGTCGCCGGAGTACGGGAGATCACCGCCCTCCAACTCCGCTGGACCGGTCACCGCCTGCGCGCCGAAACGAGCGTCACCGTCGACCCCGAACTCGACATGGTCACCGGCCACGCGATCGCCGTCGACGCCGAACACGCCCTCCTCCACGGCGTCCCCCGCCTCGTCTCCGCCACCGTGCACCTCAGCCCCGCCGGAGAGGCCGGCGACCGACAACACCAAACCCTCGCCCACCACCACGAACCAGCCACCCACTAA
- a CDS encoding ABC transporter substrate-binding protein: MMNRPTRPLLATAVALASLVACGTVSAGPQPSPGGQSTGAQYPMTIKNCGREFTIAKEPQRIVSLSPGQTEILLRLGLKDRIIAQAQEAASEPDPELADEIRSIKSLGAKTPPSKEVLIAQSPDLVYSGTEYEFNTEQGFAGKDELVKAGATPYVATAGCAQRRSTGTVEDAFTDVRTLGKVLGRAEQAAELEKQARAGLSAVTERIAGRTPVKTAQVFYEGGKLYAIGAAIEVDMLRLGGGQNVFAATEQRFADFYAAEVNAEVVLERNPEAFVFAVQDDTHEQQTVDYLKRTFASTPAVRNGRLVGVRNATFAPGTLASIQGVSAIADGLHPRG; this comes from the coding sequence ATGATGAACCGACCGACCCGCCCTCTCCTCGCAACGGCCGTGGCGCTCGCCAGTCTGGTTGCCTGCGGCACCGTGTCCGCCGGCCCGCAGCCCTCGCCCGGTGGTCAGTCCACCGGCGCGCAGTACCCGATGACCATCAAGAACTGCGGACGCGAGTTCACCATCGCCAAGGAACCGCAGCGCATCGTGAGTCTCTCGCCCGGCCAGACGGAGATCCTGCTGCGCCTCGGCCTGAAGGACCGGATCATCGCGCAGGCGCAGGAGGCAGCGTCAGAACCGGATCCGGAGCTGGCTGACGAGATCAGGTCGATCAAGTCGTTGGGAGCCAAGACCCCACCGAGCAAGGAGGTCCTGATCGCGCAGTCGCCGGACCTCGTCTACAGCGGCACGGAGTACGAGTTCAACACCGAACAAGGCTTCGCCGGCAAGGACGAGCTCGTCAAAGCCGGGGCAACGCCGTACGTCGCGACCGCCGGCTGCGCGCAGCGGAGATCGACCGGAACGGTCGAGGACGCGTTCACGGACGTGCGAACGCTCGGCAAGGTGCTCGGCCGCGCCGAGCAGGCCGCCGAACTCGAGAAGCAGGCCCGCGCCGGCCTCTCCGCGGTGACCGAACGCATCGCCGGGCGTACGCCGGTCAAAACCGCTCAGGTCTTCTACGAAGGCGGAAAGCTCTACGCGATCGGCGCTGCGATCGAGGTCGACATGCTCCGCCTCGGCGGCGGCCAGAACGTGTTCGCCGCGACCGAGCAGCGGTTCGCGGACTTCTACGCCGCCGAGGTCAACGCCGAGGTCGTCCTCGAACGCAACCCGGAGGCTTTCGTGTTCGCCGTACAGGACGACACCCACGAGCAGCAGACAGTCGACTACCTGAAGCGCACGTTCGCCAGCACGCCTGCGGTGCGCAACGGCCGGCTGGTCGGCGTACGGAACGCCACGTTCGCACCTGGCACGCTGGCGTCGATCCAGGGCGTTTCGGCCATCGCC
- a CDS encoding ATP-binding cassette domain-containing protein — translation MKVQLQDITVELSGRPVLSDVDLEVRAGEVVGLLGPNGSGKSTLLRTIYRAIRPRDGVVQLGDLDVWRSTTREVARHCAVLTQDNVTEVELNVLDVVLLGRIPHRSLTRRGAGDDIALARHCLAQVDALHLEERMLPTLSGGERQRVMLARALAQQPKVLLLDEPTNHLDIAHQLELLSLVRRRGVTAIVALHDLTLAAAYCDRLVLLEQGRVVSVGAPDEVLTPERVAAVYGITCDVLVHPRTGRLLLALTQAESPAKEPVE, via the coding sequence GTGAAGGTGCAACTGCAGGACATCACAGTCGAGTTGTCCGGCCGGCCGGTGCTCAGCGACGTCGACCTCGAGGTCCGCGCCGGCGAAGTGGTCGGTCTGCTCGGGCCGAACGGCTCCGGCAAGTCCACCCTGCTCCGCACGATCTATCGTGCGATCCGTCCGCGTGACGGCGTCGTACAGCTGGGCGATCTCGACGTATGGCGTTCCACGACGCGCGAGGTGGCGCGGCACTGCGCCGTACTGACCCAGGACAACGTCACCGAGGTGGAGCTGAACGTCCTCGACGTCGTCCTCCTCGGTCGCATCCCGCACCGCTCCCTGACGCGACGCGGCGCCGGGGACGACATCGCGCTGGCGCGCCATTGTCTCGCCCAGGTCGACGCACTCCACCTCGAGGAGCGAATGCTCCCCACCTTGTCCGGCGGCGAACGTCAGCGAGTCATGCTCGCCCGAGCACTGGCCCAGCAACCCAAGGTCCTGTTGCTCGACGAGCCCACCAATCACCTCGACATCGCCCACCAGCTGGAACTCCTCAGCCTGGTACGACGTCGCGGCGTCACAGCGATCGTCGCACTGCACGACCTCACTCTCGCAGCGGCGTACTGTGACCGGCTCGTCCTCCTGGAGCAAGGCCGCGTCGTCAGCGTCGGAGCGCCCGACGAAGTACTGACGCCCGAGCGCGTCGCGGCCGTCTACGGCATCACCTGCGACGTACTGGTCCATCCGCGGACCGGGCGACTGCTGCTGGCACTGACCCAGGCCGAATCCCCCGCAAAGGAACCCGTCGAATGA
- a CDS encoding ABC transporter permease, producing MATHYVGDTAVLTGRTLRHVTRSLDTIITTAIMPIAMMLMFVYVFGGAIDTGPVRYIDYQLPGILLITVASGIAYTAFRLFMDMKSGIFERFQSMPIARSGVLWAHVLTSLAANVISLVVVVGVALLMGFRSGAGVAAWLGVAGLLLLFTLALTWIAVIPGLSADSVEGASVFSYPLLFLPFLSSAFVPTETMPGPVRWFAENQPVTSIVNTIRALFAGAPVGDDVWIALAWCVGILVVAYGAAMVVYRRKIA from the coding sequence ATGGCAACGCACTACGTCGGCGACACCGCCGTGCTCACCGGACGGACCCTGCGGCACGTCACGCGCAGCCTCGACACGATCATCACCACGGCGATCATGCCGATCGCGATGATGCTGATGTTCGTGTACGTGTTCGGCGGCGCGATCGACACCGGGCCGGTCCGGTACATCGACTACCAGCTGCCCGGCATCCTGCTCATCACGGTCGCGTCAGGTATCGCGTACACGGCGTTCCGGCTCTTCATGGACATGAAGAGCGGGATCTTCGAACGGTTCCAGTCCATGCCGATCGCGCGGTCGGGCGTGCTGTGGGCGCATGTTCTGACCTCCCTGGCCGCCAACGTGATCTCGCTGGTGGTCGTCGTGGGCGTCGCCCTGCTGATGGGGTTCCGGTCGGGGGCCGGCGTCGCGGCGTGGCTCGGTGTCGCCGGCCTCCTGTTGCTGTTCACGCTGGCTCTGACGTGGATCGCGGTCATCCCGGGCCTGTCCGCGGACTCCGTCGAGGGCGCGAGTGTGTTCTCGTATCCGCTGCTCTTCCTGCCGTTCCTGAGCTCGGCGTTCGTGCCCACCGAGACGATGCCCGGCCCGGTGCGCTGGTTCGCCGAGAACCAGCCGGTGACCTCGATCGTCAACACGATCCGCGCCCTGTTCGCCGGCGCCCCGGTCGGCGACGACGTCTGGATCGCGCTGGCCTGGTGCGTCGGAATCCTGGTGGTGGCGTACGGCGCAGCGATGGTCGTCTACCGCCGCAAGATCGCCTGA